The following proteins are encoded in a genomic region of Columba livia isolate bColLiv1 breed racing homer chromosome 17, bColLiv1.pat.W.v2, whole genome shotgun sequence:
- the MYL2 gene encoding myosin regulatory light chain 2, ventricular/cardiac muscle isoform, giving the protein MGLFLARRGMYLLFQPGGREGLPPRRLSQQHQQLCKAMAPKKAKKRIEGANSNVFSMFEQAQIQEFKEAFTIMDQNRDGFIDKADLRDTFAALGRLNVKNEEIDEMIKEAPGPINFTVFLTMFGEKLKGADPEETILNAFKVFDPEGKGLKSAYIKEMLMTQGERFSQEEIDQMFAAFPPDMSGNLDYKNLVHVITHGEEKD; this is encoded by the exons ATGGGGTTATTTTTAGCCCGGAGGGGGATGTATTTATTGTTTCAGCCCGGGGGAAGAGAGGGACTGCCTCCAAGACGCCTCTCGCAGCAACATCAGCAGCTGTGCAAAGCCATG GCAcccaagaaagccaagaagAGGATTGAAGGTGCTAATTCCAATGTCTTCTCCATGTTCGAGCAGGCCCAGATCCAGGAATTCAAAGAG GCATTCACCATCATGGATCAGAACCGGGACGGCTTCATTGACAAGGCAGATCTGAGAGACACGTTTGCCGCACTCG GGCGCCTGAATGTGAAAAACGAGGAGATTGACGAGATGATAAAGGAGGCACCCGGCCCCATCAACTTCACCGTGTTCCTCACTATGTTTGGGGAGAAACTCAAGG GTGCTGACCCAGAGGAGACAATCCTGAACGCGTTCAAGGTGTTCGATCCAGAGGGGAAAGGCCTGAAATCTGCTTA CATCAAAGAAATGCTGATGACGCAGGGCGAGAGGTTTTCCCAGGAAGAG ATCGACCAGATGTTCGCAGCCTTCCCTCCAGACATGTCTGGCAACCTGGATTACAAAAACCTTGTCCATGTCATTACTCATGGTGAAGAGAAGGACTAG